The genomic region ACTACTCTCCAGTTCCGCCGACTCTCCAAATTAGGCATTCGCTTCCCGATATTTCGGTCCGGTAAGCTAGCTCCCGGCCATGGCGGCGGCGTTCAAAGCACCTCCGTCCACAGCCTCGTCGATAGCGTCATGGAAGAGCTCGGCGCCCTGCGCAGACGGAGACTAGTTCCCGCTGCCGCCAAgtaccttctctctctccctcacaaAATTATCACGTTTCTCCTAATTTTCTTCTAATTATCGTTAATTATGAACTTAGAGAACTTGGACTTCGTTTGGCAAAGAGaactggattggattggatatgTGAAAGGACTAAATGTGGCGGGAGATGGATTACTCGAAGAAAACTAATTCATTGTAGGATTAGACGGGAGAACAATCCCATTCTAATCCCCTCGAAATGATCTTCGATAAACCTTTTCaggttatccattccaatccagTCCAATCCTAGACACCAAACGAAGCCTAGAGTAAAGTAATTATGCGATGTTTGGTTGAATAGAAAGAAAAGGCATATCTTTAATGCATAAATGATATACTGTTGTGAAGGGTGGAGCTGACAAGTAGTGGTGGGATTGTAGAAGATAAGCTTGTGAGCCGGACGCTGCAGCAAGGGTTGCTGCTTGAATTCAAGAAGGATGCAGAGAGAGTGTTGCTGGCCGTTGCGCAGAAGCCCGATGGCAAGAAGAACTGGATGGTGTCCGATCAGGTTCTACTAGAAACACAAAACAACTAATGCGGCATATTAATAGGTTGCTAGGTGTTGGAAAACTCACTGTTCGTTGTTTTTAACTTTAATAAACGCAAAGATTATAGCTTGTTTGCTTTGCTGGTATTCTGAAGTTTGTGTTTTGATTGTTGTACTTATGTCAGAATGGTGTTACATCATCGATTAAACCACAACAGATTACGTACATTGTTCCCGGTGTTGAGAATTTTGACCACACAGAGATATCAGAATTTATTCAGAAAGCTCAAGCTAACTCGGTTGGTGATTTGGTTCCTGCCCAAAAGTAGTTGCGgataaaatgtttttgttttccctTCTTGTGGTTTGTGTTTTGGTGAAGGATATTAGTTGATTTGGTGCAGGATCCAGCACTGCTTGAATTTGCTTGGGTTGAGCTCCTTGAAAAGAATAAGCGGGTGATGGCAGAAGAATTAGCTGAGGTACTGTGCATTCCAGTTAAAGTTTTTATGTACTACTGCTCCTTCCAGTGACACTATCTCATTCATACAGATGATATTTGGTAGTGTGGAGCCTCTTGAATGCTACTGTGCTCATCTGTTGCTTTCAGAAGATGAAGTATACTTCACTGTTCTGGAGACAAAAGGTTCTCGCTCTATATATGGACCTCGACCTGCTGTACAGGTACGTTATACATTGGTTCAACATCTTGCCCAAGAAAATGGTTCATGTGGGTCGAGAGGCCAATTAGATATGTTGCCTTGGCTTGAACATGTCTATCTTTAGGGCTCCTCATGTTAGATGTGTTTCAAGAAAGAGTGATTCTAGATAGATGTATGCTTGAAGGAGTGATTCTTGTCATATGCTATTTCATAAGAGGGAATCTGCTTCATTGTTCATGGAGAGGGATAGGATGGTGCCCTTGTATTGACCATTTCGCGACCAAGTATTGACCGTAGTGATTTTTAGAGTAAGGTGCTTTTGCCCTGTTTTTGGCctcacaagaaaaaaaaagccagTTATTCTTGACACCTGTTAGAAGTAAATGCAAGATTATTGGGTTGAGTTATCTTTGATAACCTTCATCTTGATTACTTGTTTGCTTTTCCAATAATTTTAACATGAAAGTCCCTTTAGGTTGAGGAACTTCTGCGTAGGAAGCTCGCAAAGGAGGCTGCTGAGAAAGAACTGCAGGAGTTTAAACAATTACTGAAATCTGCTAAGGCAATGCCTTTAAATGCTAAACCTCCCAAATCTTCTTGGTTGGCTGAAGAGAAAATCAGACACAAAATTGAGTCTCTTGAAGCTTATGCTATTGATGCTTGCACAAATGATGACCAAAGGAAAACAGCCGGAACAGTAAGTCTGACTTAAACGACAGTGTTTTAGTTTACTGTTGTAATAGGTACTTACTTCTAAGCTCTGAAAATGTATGGGTTTCCAAGAGAACATCCTCATATGATATTTCAGGAGCTAAAGATCTTGAATGATATTATGCCCTATTTCTCTTTAATGCTCTTTGTGTGATAATACATGATGCTCTGTTCCTGATCTGTATCTTATTGTATATACATTTTTGTCAGATCCTAAGAACAATGGGGATGGTAAAAACAGCCTCATCAGCTTTGAATCTCCTCATAGACATTGGGTATTTTCCTGTACACGTGAATCTTGACctgttgaagttgaacatccgtACTGATCATTCAGATGAAGTTATATCAGCTGCAGAACATCTTCTGTCAGATTCATCTGATTTAGATGTGGTTAGCCTGTTTCTTTTATAAATGTAGTAAATTAGTAATACTCATGGGGGAAGATATTATACAGtattacatttttcatttcaCATACTTAGTTCTACATGGAatcattttgtgtgtgtgtgtgtgtgtgaataattagttaaataattaGACTAATTCTGTAAATGTTCTTACTATAGATTGAAAGGAGAGATCTCACTCACTTGAAGGTCTATGCTATTGATGTGGACGAGGCTGATGAGGTATGTTTTTCACATGCCTAACAATGATATCATACCTCTGCTgtcaaaaaagtaaaatttgctGCATCAAAATTTGACCTCtcttgtgaaattttttttttttgtaatatgtTAGCTCGATGATGCCCTGAGTGCAACGAGGCTACAAGATGGACGCATTAAAATATGGATTCATGTTGCAGATGCAACTAGGTTTGTCCAACCTGGGAGCATGGTAGACAGGTAGCTCTTGAACagtacaagaaaaaatggataAATGTTCGTGTTGCACTcatttcttattaatttatatagGGAGGCAATGAGAAGAGGAACTTCTGTATTCTTGCCCACTGCTACTTATCCTATGTTCCCGGAGAAACTTGCCATGGAGGGAATGAGTTTGCAACAAGGAGAGATTTGCAATGCAGTTACTGTATCTGTGGTGCTGCACTCCGATGGAAGGTAAAACTTCGCTTTTTGCAATTGGCCCCCCTCTTTGAGATCTCATCCCAATTGATGCTGTATTTTAGTTTAATGGAGTTACACAGAGGGCTTGGGAACCATTACTACTTAAAGGTTGTTGATTACcatggaattgggattggaggtGGTGGTtagatatattttaaatttgagtgAATCCTTATTCTACAGAGCGTGAAATGAATAAATCATTCTTGTTGTCAATAAGATAATTCCAAAATCCATATTACGTCCCACCTGGATATGTGTATTATGACCTGAGCTTTATGCCACTACCATATTTATGTCTCTTAGCCAAAATGAATGGCAACCTGTATGTTAAACTTATGTCTGGAAGTTTATAGGAGTTTAAGACATCCAACTTAATCTAGGAGTCTTCTATTACCAACTACATATGTAGAATGTTCCCACCGTTAAGGCTTTTTACACCGCAAGGATTATATAATCATTCGGAACAAGTTGGGTCGATATTTCTTTAAAGCATTATAGCTTT from Pyrus communis chromosome 9, drPyrComm1.1, whole genome shotgun sequence harbors:
- the LOC137745275 gene encoding ribonuclease II, chloroplastic/mitochondrial-like, yielding MAVRATVGSCSIFRSASSSASSPTLLPFRCCPCHFTTLQFRRLSKLGIRFPIFRSGKLAPGHGGGVQSTSVHSLVDSVMEELGALRRRRLVPAAAKVELTSSGGIVEDKLVSRTLQQGLLLEFKKDAERVLLAVAQKPDGKKNWMVSDQNGVTSSIKPQQITYIVPGVENFDHTEISEFIQKAQANSDPALLEFAWVELLEKNKRVMAEELAEMIFGSVEPLECYCAHLLLSEDEVYFTVLETKGSRSIYGPRPAVQVEELLRRKLAKEAAEKELQEFKQLLKSAKAMPLNAKPPKSSWLAEEKIRHKIESLEAYAIDACTNDDQRKTAGTILRTMGMVKTASSALNLLIDIGYFPVHVNLDLLKLNIRTDHSDEVISAAEHLLSDSSDLDVIERRDLTHLKVYAIDVDEADELDDALSATRLQDGRIKIWIHVADATRFVQPGSMVDREAMRRGTSVFLPTATYPMFPEKLAMEGMSLQQGEICNAVTVSVVLHSDGSIAEYSVDNSIIKPTYMLTYESASELLHLNLQEEAELKILSEAATLRSIWRREQGAIDTATLEARIKVVNPEDPEPVINLYVENQADPAMRLVTEMMVLCGEVIATFGSRNNIPLPYRGQPQSNIDTSVYAHLPEGPVRSSALVKLMRAAEIDFRKPIRHGILGLPGYVQFTSPIRRYMDLLAHYQVKAFLAGESLPFSAGQLEGMASIVNMNVRVARRLFSSSLRYWILEYLRRQPKEKKYCALILRFIKDRIAAILLVEVGLQSSVWVSVGAQIGDEVLVRIEEAHPRDDVLLLKEVVI